The DNA segment CGTGTCGGAGGAGGGGGTACATTTCGGAGTGCTGATACCTgcaaaattagacaacaaaAGAGCAGAAGGATAGAAAAAAGCAAGTGAATGATATCCACTATAAGTATTAGAGAAATTTAATCATCTAAAAAACAGATGTGCTGGCCATGTATCATACAGGAACCAAACTCAAGTTACTTAAATCAGAGAGGCCGAGGcaattttcagtaatttaaaTATTAGTGTTGAAGCCTCTGACATGATATTAAAACTTATAAATTAAAGCTTTGAAGGATGAATAGGTGCTAAAACTTTGTCAGGAACTGGGACTCAAGGACAGTTGCCACCAAGTAGGTAATGCTACATGACTATGCTTACTTAAataagttttggaaaaaattgttgcTTTGTCAGATAAACTCATTTGAGGGCTATACATTGATTTGGTTTTGCAAAAATTCTGGAGTAAATACTTGTTGCGGTGACAGCATAATTTCAGTTGATGGAATGTGTACTACTTATGgtcaaaaatgctacttcatGTTCTGGACATTGAGAACAAGTCCTCAGTCCTGGTTGTAAAGAATTGAGTTACTGGCAGATGGGGTTGGATGATTTGAGGGAGTTGACCAGTTTACATAGATCTCTTCACAGGGACAAGGAAGTTAATCATAAGTGAAGAGTAAGCAAAGTCATCACGCAGTCCCACTTACAGTACTGAAAAATGCTGCTTGTAGGAAAATTTTGACGgataattttttgagaaacaGAAGGGAACTTACCACAATACTTGGAGTTTGTTTCAATGAATCTGGTTTAATAACAGTCACCGCTGAGGCAGCTTGGCTTGCATCGAGCAAGGTAGCCTTCTCTCGGTCTTTGTCACTATCGCCCATACCGGTTATTTGAGATCACATCCGAGGTATTTTAACTTCTAACAACCTTAGAAATAGCTTAAAGAGTATGCTAACTAAAAACTAACGCCTTGAAACTGAGATATTTTGATATCAGCTAATATTAAAACATAGCACTGGTTCTGGAGAGGTTAAGGAACACAAAATCCGCACGAATATCATTGTTCTCGGACGCGGAGAAATAAACTTCcagaaaataaaatcagaagGAGACGGCCGTTAAATCGGAGGAGAAGAGAGCGAATTCTcgacaaaataattaaagtaggctaatgtgaaaatttcgaataacaTCCTAGTCATTTCACTTGTGGCGGCGACAACGAACGAACGATTAGACAAAAAAGGGCATAGCACGAACTGGCAACAGATTGTGATTGGAAACGAACCAATCAGGAGATCGCTTGTGTATGACGTCATAACGTGTTTCGTTGGCCGCGTTGGCCGCCATTCAAGGCGGGAGTGCGAGGATGATGGGTGGCGGGGTTCGGGGAGGCAGAATCACGCGTAGCTTGAAAGGAAGGGGTAATGGGAAAGAGGGGAAGCAGGGAGATTTGAGGGGAGAACTTTTCAACAACTTTACGATAATGCGTGATAAGTTCGAAGTtcgtttgatatttttttaagctGTATAAAACTTATTTCATATTTCAGAGATACTTCTACATGGCATCATATTGTCTTCCAAACCATCTGTCACAAGAATGTCACATTCGCTTTTACCATTAGTCTCATGCCGCGGACGAATTGACGAATTATCAGATTTGCGGCTGTTCTCATAATATTCATGAatctcctaaaaaatttgagtaaaaaatgcatttaaatgtTTGGAAGTTCAAGGTAATTTAATTGACAAAATCCACTCATGAACACTCTAAAATGTAATTTAATGATGGAAAATTTACGTAGAAGGAGAGATAAACTGGAATATTTTCTCAGAACACATTTAATTGCGAAAGTGAAGTACTTGTTCTAATAAGTCTGAAAAAATAGGTAAGATAACTGTGATCATGATCTCggaatttcttttttgtttcaacttttatttttgaaattggcgGGATCTAGGTTCTAGTTCGTTCCAACCGTAAAAGGAACTCGGAGGTAGGAATCAGAAATGGACTGATAGTTGCCAAGTtgcagattttaattttaatttttagatacAACCAATGCAAAATCAAGTTAGCAACAATTTGAGCCATCCGGCAACCTCTTTGGTGGCAATGTGCTTGTTTTGTTTTGGATGGACATGGACGTGTAATCAACTACCGGCATAATATTAGTGAAATTAGATCAGTTTCTATCATAATAAAATCCTTATAAGTGTGTTTTCAGCAATTTTACAATCATAAGTGTGTTGAAGATTCTAATTTCATACGAATTGtaagctcaaatttttcttcagtttcatATTATATTTGCTTGAAACACCCTGTTATCAGGGACGGTCGCTTCCAACtcatcattgaaatttagttcGAAAATCACCTCTCAGTCATTTCATGGAAAAGTAGTTCATTTGAAATTCAATATTCTTATTTCAAATCGTAGATGTAAATGAATCTCCAAGCACTCTGTTTCCAAAATGTGTAGCATCAGCTCACTGCCTGGGTATGCAGACGCAGCCCACGCTCAAAATCTGAGAcgctttttacaaaattttgtccaatgaatttttttgaaaattttgacgatAAACTCGGGAGTAATTAAAATGCCCAGATATTTgtaaaattcagttttgatGTCTTAACTCGCATCTCTGCTAATCATGGTTATTGGACTGTCATCAGAGGTGCTGTCAACCAAGTTGGCACTTGCTCACATTCTGCTTGCAAGCGATCTCGATGGTCTAAAAGAGATTGAGGAATGACTATGCCCAGGATCAGGCCACAGTCAATCCTCGGACTTAATTGGACAATTGCATCGCAATCGATTGCAGGCGGAATGTAAATAAGAGTCAACATAGCTGACGACACCTTTTACCATCTCTTTCCTTTACTTTTGTACCGGCAAACTGTTCAACAAATTAGTGATATTATTCTAAGCATGTCTTTCTAATTGAAGGAATCAACAGCTGCCCATTCAAGTATTTCCCAAGCTTTTCAGTAGCTGTACTTACCTCGATTGTCACATCAAGTGAGCCTTCTTCTATTTTGTCACTATCATTGTCACTACATAATTACTCATTGTATCGTTTCAGATAGTTCTCAACCACAGGACTGGCAGGGTCTGTTTGGTTGCAAATGAAAATGGGAATGCTCAATTTTGAGAATTGAAATAAATAGGAGtcagctttttatttttctctcgtttCATCCAAACATTTTTTCCTGCAATGCTACATTGTGTATGTCTTTATTATTACAGATTGAAGTGTCAAAATGGGTGTCGAAataaaatggagaggatatcgaATGTCTGTAGAAAAGCAAGAGACTCTTCTAAAATTTGGTATTCTCACAATAGCAGCAATTCTGTGTACGTATGTTTTGAACTAGTTTatacttgtcaaatttttttggccCAAAGTGTCCAAAACTTCATTCAGACAAGTTTATCACTTTTCATTGTTTGTGCATTTATCAATAATGGAAACCTAGAGTTCAGAAAAGAGGATTCCAATTATTATCTCCTCAAATACCGATAAACCCTAAGATCATGTACAGTTATATGTATAGTGTGCATGGCtctacagaaaatttgaaagcttaaTTTATCACACATGGTTAAAAAACagaaattgaacaaaatttaactctacctttcaaaaatgatttttcctaGAGTAatgataaaattgtgaaaatactAATATCAATTCATCAGAAATACCAGAATAATGACTTGCACCCTAAAACTGCTCGGTCAATTGTAAATAGGAATTTTCTCACATTCTTACTTAGTTTCAGattgaaacaaatcaaaatccaAATTGAAACTCTTTGTTTCTCCCCCATCTAATTCTGTAGTCATGTTGTGAAAATCTCAAGgcacaatattaatttttctcttttaagtaAAGAATTAACTTTGCGCAGAAGTTTAGAGCCGTTGCAATTCagattcatgattttgaaatttatccATGGATAATCTAATATCACCTGTATCAAGCATCAAGTAGTAAGTAGGTGCcatcaaaaaatgttaaaaaaattcttggttGCCAACAGTTATTGCTTGCAAACCTGTTGATGGCACTTAAAGTCTAAATAAATTCAATGGCTTTTTCTTTTCTGATTTGGTTCTTTCCTCTTTCCAGCCTTCGCAACTCGTCTATTTTCTGTCCTTCGCTTCGAAAGCGTCATTCATGAATTTGATCCATATTTCAACTATAGAACAACAGTTTACCTTGCTGAAGAGGGATACTACAAATTTCTAAATTGGTTTGATGATACTGCCTGGTATCCTCTTGGCAGAATTATCGGAGGTATGATTTCAGCTTCTTTTCCCTCAAAGAAAAAACTACACCAATTAATCTGAGTCAATAGCTCTGTGACTTTTCTAAAGATTAGACAGCCAGAGTAGCTAACCGAATTAGGCAtgactaaaatttaattaattttctttaaaagtatGTTACTTCTACAAATCAACGCATTTGTCCTAAAGCTGATTTAAATTTACACAATTGCATGGGCTGGTTCTAATCAACCTGGACACATTGTGACTGGCCTAAATTAATCTTGGTGCATGCAAATCCACACGGGCTGATAGCAACCAGCTGAGGCAAATTGAAATGTGTATGCTCCAATTACAATCGGCCAAAAATTGGGATCGCCCCAAAATAAATATGCTTGCTAATTTCTTCTCCtcatttgcttgttttttatttgacaGGTACTATCTACCCCGGGCTCATGGTCACGTCTGCCATTCTCTACCATATTATGTGGTTCCTCAATATTACCATTGACATCAGAAATGTCTGCGTTTTCTTAGCCCCGCTTTTCTCAAGTTTTACAACTTTAATCACTTATATGCTGACAAAGGAAGTCACGGTAATCCTATtctttcctcttcattttttttctggggTGTCTACAGGTCTTTAAAGCTGGAAGTTATATGGGAATTCTATGAAAAAGACTGGAAAtatgaaaaatcttaaaactggaaatctgaaaaatatcATAGCTGTCCATATAATGAAACCAAGCCTCAATTTGATTAAATGCTGAAACCTCTGGGTTACACTTTGAGCAGTGAATAGAGGAATGACTTTTATTGCggaatttcaattttagtaattgaataattcatattttccaaaatttctggaCGTTTTTTGGACCATGGTGTGTGTGTAGAAcacttgcaatttttcaaactgaAGTCTAAATTTGTGGTTTTTCTCGATGCTGAGGTCTCTGCCCTTGAACATTAGGGTGtctcaaattgaaatttgagaacaTTTTTTGGATGGTTCAAATTTGGGACACCCTATTGAACATGGTGACACAATCCTTTACACACGCATCAATACCATTACTTTCCAGATAAAATGGAACAGAAGTCTCCGTATCAAAAATAGCTTTTTGGTGACTACTGAagcaatttttctcttttcatttgAATTGTAAGGTctgttaaaaatttgacaagtcGTCCCTAGAAAAATAATTCTACTTATTGCTTGAATGACTCCAGAGTCaatgcattttttaacttttatcttTATCAAATCGACTGGAAGCTAAATTTTTATTCTATACAGCTGTATTAACCTTGATTAAAACTTGtccctttttttctcagaatacaTCCGCAGGTTTAGTTGCTGCTGCCTTCATTTCCATAGTCCCAGGATATATTTCTAGATCTGTGGCTGGCTCTTACGATAATGAAGGTATGTCATACAGTAATCAGGGTATTTCAGGGATGAGGTCAAATTACCTTTATCAAGTCACCTCTTTTATCTTAAAAGTACGTAAAGGATACAATGGGAAACTTGcagaagttgaaaaaattatgaacttctAATGTCCTTGAAACTTTTAATAATGatcattataggtatattattTTCCATTGTAGCCCCTTTTTCCAGTTgtcatttaagaaaaaaaccagaaaagtaACTGTAAACTGAGTTCACTCAGTTTCTTCTCCAAATCATGCTTCAAATATTTGATGCAACTgactcatttaattttatttctctctctctaagctcttttaaatttgtttcaattCACTGATCCTTTAATCGTTAAAAGGGGGTCAAATTTCAGAGTAAGTTATGTATTTCGTATTTATTGAAGGTTACTTCCTTTTCAGCCattgctatcttctgcatgttACTTACTTATTATACATGGATCAAAGCTGTCAAAACTGGAACGATTTTGTGGGCAACTTTATCAGCTTTAGCTTACTTCTACATGGTGAGATGAAGATTATTTTACATCatatacatttattttaaaattcaaattgtttaaaaaatgttacCAATAAATGAGAATACTTTATTGCTTCAGAGTCTGACTGCTTTTGAAAAAGTGTGGTTCTTTTAATAATTCAGTTTACATTCTGatcaagtcaaaatacatattaTTATAAATTAGTGAACTGTTCAATGTTGCGGGATGCCTTACAGATTTATTTATCgtcctgaatttttaaaatttactttttttggctgaattttttatttcattgtgaTTTTGATCAAAGGTGTGAGATTTTGATCAAAGGTGTGAGTGAATTACCGAATATTGACAGAATATTATGAATAGGGAATTATAGTAGGTCATGAGCACCATAGATTATTTTCATTCCACCAATACAGAACTTAATATTTGTAGTAGTTTTTGTCAataaaagaagacgaaaaaattaaaaaataaagaaaatagaaaatgaataCAGACCTGCAAACTTTTTCACACTTAtcgtttcttttttgtttatttgttgaACAGGTTTCTTCTTGGGGAGGTTACGTTTTTCTCATCAACTTGATCCCTATGCATGTCTTAATTCTAATGATCACTGGAAGATTTTCACACCGTATCTACATTGCCTACAGCACCCTCTACTGCGTGGGCACCATCCTCTCAATGCAAATTCCTTTTGTTGGATTCCAGCCTGTCCAAAGTTCAGAACACATGTTGGTTAGTATTTAAGCCTCCAGCTTCAAGTCTTTTTATAGACTAAACTTTCCTTTTGAGTACACTAAACTTAACTATAaccattcttcatttttttcagttctctCAGTTTATATTATTAGATGTATGTACCAGAAATTTTAAACACGCGCCATTTCTCTTGATCCGGCGTTTCCTCCTCATAGTCGTCAGTTTTGTGGCACAGTCTCTAATTTTTGGCTTAATCTATTCATAGATTTCCTGTCAAATGCAAAACAGACAGTTCTGAATGATGTTGCTATTAACGTATAATGTTAACTTCTTGACCCCTTATCTTCTTTTGAGTTGAAATCTGTTTTGTTTTTGCAGGCTTTGGGAGTCTTTGGTCTGTGCCAAATTCATGCTGCGGTCGATTACATGAGGAGCAAATTATCAAGCGAAGACTTTGATTATCTGTTCAAAACTATCGTTACCTCTGCTGCTGCTGTAGCTATTATAGTTGGAGGTCTACTAACAATTACAGGTAATATTCAGTTTGagtgaaagtttgaaaaagcactgattgttggtcaaacaaaaaaaagaatatttcacATGGTCAAGTTCATTTAcattagttttgtttttttcacaaCTGGCAAGTTTGAATAAATTGATTCTAGTGGGAACTGCAAGTGGTAGTTGAAGACCTATGATTTTATTTTGgagtttattgaaattttcagcaagttTGGCGGGAAATTTCTATTGGGAATTGTTGGTGAAAGTTTAATCTGCACCCTATCTAGTGGCTTATTAAGAAGAGTTCCGATTCATTAAACAAATGCATTTGCCCTCCTAATGCTTGTAAttgaatttatgcatcgaaAAAAGTCTACCCTTAATATCTTGTAAATGCTAGCTTCGAATGATTGGGTCCAAATCTCTTAACCTATCTCTGTTATGTTTCAGGGAAAATTGCTCCTTGGACTGGAAGGTTCTACACTCTGCTGGATCCATCCTATGCTAAAAACCATATTCCAATCATTGCATCCGTCTCTGAGCATCAACCGACTGCATGgtcaagtttttattttgatctTCAAGTCCTCGTTTTCCTCTTCCCTGCGGGACTCTACTTTTGCTTCTCAAAATTAACGGACTCCAACATTTTCATCATCCTGTATGGAGTCACCAGCATTTATTTTGCGGTAATATTTGAAATACCTCTCATTGCCGAGTATATCGGAGACATGGTGAAAAAACAGGGGTGCTGAAAAAATGTTCCCTCAGCATTCTTGTGGGACCCTACGACTAGCTCGCGGAACATAATCATTCGCAGGttgttgagcaaaaaagttTGAAGTGCACACTGatcgaaaatcaggaaatatttTAGAGCCTTTCAACTCTTTTTCATTGGATTACAAATAgattaatacatttttattcctaaaaattgaagaatattGCAGATTCAGAATGCGCTACCGTCGGAGTAGTGCAAGCTCAAATGAACTagaaaggaatttaaaattaaaaatttgtgggaaaatcAAGCCACTTGCAATTGATTTTtcgattcaattttgattatgaTATTAAAGCTCGGTTCCTAAGACagcttttctcaaatttcaattttttggcccATTCTGTCAAAAATCCTTCTCTGAATCATTTGCCTTTGTCCCCAACTAAAGTTCTTTTTCTCGTGGGTGGtcacgaataaaaaaaattggtgtcatattttcaaatctaTTTATCTCTCCACTCTCTGATAAATTCACTTATTTTATAATTATGAGATCCATGTGCGAGTATACttattgttcaattttcagGGGTGATGGTACGTTTGATGTTGGTTCTGGCCCCAATCATGTGTATACTCTCCGGCATTGCTGTTTCGTCACTGCTCAACCTTTACATGAAAGAGATCGATTTCAACCCAAAGAAAGTGGAGAAGAAACCGCACAAGAAGCAAGATAACATGGTCATGAGAAGCGAAATCGCCATTGTTTTTGTTGCAGTCATTACGTTTTTGTTAATGTCGTACACGTACCACTGCACTTGGGTCACATCAGAAGCTTACAGTGCCCCGAGTATTGTTCTTTCAGCTCATACACATGATAGGTCCTTAATTATCTTCGATGATTTCAGGGAAGCTTACTTCTGGCTCCGGCAAAACACTCCTCCCGTAAGTTCTATTTTGCTTCagttaatacatttttttttcctcccatttgtaaaaaataatagtATTATAAAAGCTctgctgaaaaaaatggaggtACATGCATGGTAAGGAAAATGTCCCCTAAGAAATccaattttcttcttcattttgaaGTCAAATCATAAGGTGCTTAAGAATGATCAAAAGTTTTTTATGAAGCTGAAGCCATAACCTAAATAAACAATAGCCATTTTCAAGGCAATCTAAACAGCCTTCATTTCATGAATGCATATTGAAAGTGAAGAATGAATTTATcaaaggggtttttttttttttttttttttttttttttttttaatttcatactATCAACTTTGTTACCAATAGCCtcatattaataattttttagtaGGGTAACATTTTTAGACTCTTTCATGTCTTTCGCCCGGTGAAGTCAGCACACTGGCATCAAAATATTGAAGAACCCCTGTTTTGCTCCTAATTTACTCGGCAGATTGATGCACTGAAAGTGTGGGCAAATAACCTGCAAACGAATTTCTGTCTGTTTTGGAAAAATTCGCAGGCATGATATGTATCAAAAAAATTCCTGCATCAAACCTACTCAGCATTTTTCAGTCCCGTAAAATCAGCTGGTAAAATCAGTTTCGGATATCATCGGATCGTTTCATTTTTGGATCTACGTACGGATACAGAATTCAAGAAATGTTATTTTATAGTTGTGCTGTCATGTTTAAAATCAGTCAACAAAAAAATCATGTGGTAATAATTTACTTATTctagaattcaagaattatgtCGTGGTGGGATTATGGCTATCAAATATCAGCGATGGCGAATCGAACGATATTAGTGGACAACAATACTTGGAACAATACTCATATATCAAGAGTCGGGCAGGCCATGGCATCATCTGAGGAAGACGCCTATGAAATAATGAGAGAGTTGGATGTTGATTACGTCTTGGTCATTTTCGGTGGAGTCGTTGGCTACTCATCTGATGGtaagctctctctctctccctcactgtaataaaaaaaaaaaacaagcaacttTCTGCTCCAAATTTCCAACATCAGTGCTTTTTGTGGGGAGAGATAGCTCTGGTTTAGTTCTCAATGATGACTTTTTACATGTATTTTTCTGCTGATAccacaaataattttcttccaaacgTAAGAAAGAGCACAAATTGTCTGtgctgtttcagtatttttacaaacattttattttttcacgggAGAACCGTCCCACAGatcagtctgaaaattttagagtctTTTCTCacaagggtaaaaaaaaaatcatcagaaatttgcagaaaagtcATGTGAGAGTTCTCGTTTAAACAAATTAATGGGggagaaatactgaaacagcatAACGGAGATTTATTCCTTTGTGCAGGAAGCAAGAAAATGTATCGACACAATAACTAAGACAGATATctccgtcaaattttgaagcttATTTCCACCAATTATTAGCAGACAGGTTCTATGATTGTGTAAtctttgaatagttttccaattagaaaataaagtataacaggaagtacAGCGTCGCAAACCaggatacgtggtctggtacttTCACTGTTGATGTGTCATCTGTATGTCGTGTATGACCTGTATAATAGCCATGTGCATGGTTCatgcaccaattttaaaaataaaaaaaagttatgtccAATCCGCAAAAACGGTTTACATACCCATTTTTTATACTGTTGCCAAGCCCCTACTTTTGCCCCAGCCTTTATCGACAACATTTTAGCTGAATTCGTCTACTAAATAGATGAGCTGCTTTCCAAAAAACTCCATGTAGATAAGTCCCAACTCTTCACTGACATCATAAAAGtctatttttttagttttatggtGGATAAATGGTTAAAATACTTTCTATTTCAGATATCAACAAATTCTTGTGGATGGTTCGAATTGGAGGCTCGACAGATCGAGGACGACACATAAAAGAATGGGACTACTATTCACCAACTGGAGAGTTTAAAGTAGACAAAGATGGATCTCAGAATATGCTCAATTGTCTCATGTACAAAATGTGCTATTATAGATTCGGCGGTGTCTATACGGAGGAAGGTGAGCGGAGTACTATTATCATAATCAATTATACTGAACTTTGAAGTGTTACTTACAGGCTTCTTCTATCATTCTTGCTTTTCTGTTTCtatctcttcctttttttctttctcaatcattttatttattcatctgAGGCATGGTGTCTAGGACCAGGAAAACCGGGACTAATccaggaatgaaaaatttcaggagaaaatcagggaatcttcCAAAAAATGGGAATCTCTTCTACCGCTCATAAACCATTTAAAGGTTTATGTTATTGCACCTGAGCCACCATTATTGACTAAACGAGCAATTGAACTTTTGGAGCATTGCGGTCCTTTTTTGAGCAATATCTGTCATTAATGCCATTTTTCAGCTGTGTctagatagttttttttttacttttgagcCATTAATTTGAATTTACTTAAGATTCAGCCCCATTCCCCATGGTTGCTTCCATCatgattttctctttaaaaaaattgaaaacgccATCTAATccattttaattgttttctaGGCAAACCTCCTGGTTATGACCGTGTGCGCAGTGCAGAAATAGGCAACAAAGACTTTGAACTAGACGTTTTAGAGGAGGCCTACACAACAGAGCATTGGTTGGTTCGGATCTACAAAGTGAAAGGACTTCGAAACAGAGGAGTTTAGTGTATTTAGTtgatttttagtaatttttatttttttatttctttcaatttttttatcattttttcttttttttgggggggatggAAAGTTAATGAAAGTTTGTGATCTGTTTCTTTATATCATCCATGCAAAATGTTTGAATGTAGTGCACATGTTTTTTGTGATATATTGAGCCAGTGAATTTACTTATCCTAAGATAAGACACTTAGAGATCTTTTCTCCATACGCAATTCATGTGAACAATACTCTACTCTTTGAGGTAGAAAGAACTTTCATGTTCCTAATTGTACTTTTTATTAATACTTAAATTTCAGCATTGCTTCCTAAAAATTCCTTACGATTGGAGTTTAGAAATTTAGAACAAATAGTCAAACTTATCAAGGCACATTGTTGAACGTAAACGAATGGAAAAAATTGCTTGATATCTAATATTGTGAAATATCTCTCTATAGTAGCCAGAAAAAATATGGTGTCTCCTCAGATCTTAAATTTTTGCCTAAATGTGGCAGCATCAAGTATGAAGACATGATTTTATGACACGTTCAAGCAACCCATCCTGTttgatgcagaattttcttgctATGTGTGCCTGTGAATTTCGAATTCTCAGCATCCCACCATATTTCCTCcgaatttttgcatttagtTATCTACTTATTACTACATATTGAAGGTTTGACTGTAAGCACTTCTGTTTTCAGCATTACAACATCTTTATGATGCGTGCATGTATCTTATATTTCACCACTAGTTTTCAGTTCTACACCCACATTTTTGTGTCATCGCAGCTATGAGGCCATACATAATATTTACTGGAAAGGTATTTTTGCGCTAGCCTCCATAGAATTAAGGTTTATTTCAAGACCTGGAATCAACAAGAGGGCGTTCAAGTATTACCTTTGTCATTTTGGTGGACTTTTTGaaccctctctctctctcgtaAGCCACCTGTAAGAAAACCTCTCAATCCTCTTTTTTAATTACTTAAGCCTGGCCTGATCCACCCTCCCCCTTTctaaatttttctaaaagatTTCGCAGGAAACCCAAAAAATTGCcggaaaaagtatttttatcgaaaaatgtTATTTgtttttgctccttttttttcaaagagatgCTTTTATGTAATCCTGGAGTCGACTTCC comes from the Bemisia tabaci chromosome 7, PGI_BMITA_v3 genome and includes:
- the Stt3A gene encoding dolichyl-diphosphooligosaccharide--protein glycosyltransferase subunit STT3A; its protein translation is MGVEIKWRGYRMSVEKQETLLKFGILTIAAILSFATRLFSVLRFESVIHEFDPYFNYRTTVYLAEEGYYKFLNWFDDTAWYPLGRIIGGTIYPGLMVTSAILYHIMWFLNITIDIRNVCVFLAPLFSSFTTLITYMLTKEVTNTSAGLVAAAFISIVPGYISRSVAGSYDNEAIAIFCMLLTYYTWIKAVKTGTILWATLSALAYFYMVSSWGGYVFLINLIPMHVLILMITGRFSHRIYIAYSTLYCVGTILSMQIPFVGFQPVQSSEHMLALGVFGLCQIHAAVDYMRSKLSSEDFDYLFKTIVTSAAAVAIIVGGLLTITGKIAPWTGRFYTLLDPSYAKNHIPIIASVSEHQPTAWSSFYFDLQVLVFLFPAGLYFCFSKLTDSNIFIILYGVTSIYFAGVMVRLMLVLAPIMCILSGIAVSSLLNLYMKEIDFNPKKVEKKPHKKQDNMVMRSEIAIVFVAVITFLLMSYTYHCTWVTSEAYSAPSIVLSAHTHDRSLIIFDDFREAYFWLRQNTPPNSRIMSWWDYGYQISAMANRTILVDNNTWNNTHISRVGQAMASSEEDAYEIMRELDVDYVLVIFGGVVGYSSDDINKFLWMVRIGGSTDRGRHIKEWDYYSPTGEFKVDKDGSQNMLNCLMYKMCYYRFGGVYTEEGKPPGYDRVRSAEIGNKDFELDVLEEAYTTEHWLVRIYKVKGLRNRGV